One stretch of Rosistilla oblonga DNA includes these proteins:
- a CDS encoding VanZ family protein: protein MVNDREINVLRQAQDADRRLRCWLGWGGVFAFLGLIYASIVPLEFQPLSLAEAIERFRQIPWLNLSVYRRADWVANGLVALPFGFLLAGAVDRDCRMTMRYAMSLLAIIVFGNALIVAIEFLQLWYPRRTVSQNDIAAGCIGATIGPLAWMFVGRPAVAAWRQVRRLTWDGPSSQRIAGWLLVMYLALLVAYSVLPLDIMLSGADWREKWQAGRFDWVPELNMVSVDPQRVTLHLALSLTLSAARMLPVGLLLIVAGWRQRGLSLLIGFPILIELLQAPIFTRYTTFADVLCGWGGGLVGMAIGLQLGLIARCNDRLALRVTAVVAVLAAVVMAFLGRYERIANAAEIATAWSHFWTAPFVKYYYTSEFLAGSNLLGKMIVFSLLGIALGNLFARPGHRDSPPGLAACCVSLFLVVALGGVIEVAQVYLVPFHADAADVLIYTGGALCGWGFYRSIVTWGLSSGSPRNGSQFGLDR, encoded by the coding sequence ATGGTAAACGATCGCGAAATCAACGTGCTTCGACAAGCCCAGGATGCTGATCGTCGGCTCCGCTGTTGGCTCGGCTGGGGGGGGGTGTTTGCGTTTTTGGGATTGATCTATGCGTCGATTGTCCCGTTGGAATTCCAGCCCCTTTCGCTTGCCGAAGCGATCGAGCGGTTCCGGCAAATTCCGTGGTTGAATTTGAGTGTCTATCGGCGAGCCGATTGGGTCGCCAATGGTTTGGTGGCGTTGCCGTTTGGGTTCCTGCTGGCCGGGGCCGTCGATCGCGACTGCCGTATGACGATGCGGTATGCCATGTCGCTGTTGGCCATCATCGTTTTTGGCAATGCGCTGATCGTGGCGATCGAATTCTTGCAATTGTGGTATCCGCGTCGCACCGTATCCCAAAACGATATCGCAGCGGGCTGTATCGGTGCCACGATCGGACCGCTGGCCTGGATGTTCGTTGGACGCCCAGCTGTCGCCGCGTGGCGGCAAGTCCGTCGGCTGACTTGGGACGGGCCTTCATCACAACGGATCGCGGGTTGGTTGTTGGTGATGTATTTGGCACTGTTGGTCGCGTATTCGGTCTTACCGTTGGACATTATGTTGTCGGGGGCCGATTGGCGAGAAAAGTGGCAGGCCGGACGATTCGATTGGGTGCCGGAACTGAATATGGTTTCTGTCGATCCACAGCGAGTCACGCTGCACCTGGCGCTAAGCCTAACGCTCTCCGCCGCCCGTATGCTACCGGTCGGATTGCTGTTGATCGTGGCGGGCTGGCGGCAACGAGGCTTATCGCTGTTGATCGGATTTCCGATCCTGATCGAACTGCTGCAGGCCCCAATCTTCACGCGTTACACAACCTTTGCAGACGTGTTGTGCGGTTGGGGCGGCGGGCTGGTGGGGATGGCAATTGGGCTGCAATTGGGACTGATCGCGCGTTGCAACGACAGGCTGGCCCTACGTGTGACAGCCGTTGTGGCCGTATTGGCGGCCGTTGTGATGGCATTCCTGGGACGCTACGAACGGATCGCCAACGCCGCGGAAATCGCCACCGCGTGGTCCCATTTTTGGACGGCTCCGTTTGTGAAATACTACTACACTAGCGAGTTTTTGGCCGGTTCGAATCTGTTGGGTAAGATGATCGTGTTCAGCCTTTTGGGGATCGCATTGGGTAACCTCTTCGCTCGCCCGGGGCATCGCGATTCCCCTCCCGGACTTGCTGCCTGTTGCGTGTCGTTATTTCTTGTCGTTGCATTGGGTGGTGTCATAGAAGTCGCCCAGGTCTATCTGGTTCCCTTTCATGCCGATGCGGCAGATGTATTGATTTATACGGGCGGAGCGCTCTGCGGTTGGGGCTTTTATCGGTCGATCGTGACCTGGGGCTTGTCGTCCGGTTCGCCTCGCAACGGCTCGCAATTTGGACTGGATCGGTAG
- a CDS encoding glycosyltransferase family 4 protein → MTSDTLSTELKPPAGVSLNSQAAALIATPGSRPLVLHTRVVSGTGGGPEKTILNSPRFLDDLGYDSLCIYFRDPADDGFESIEARAKDAYAPLVAIDDFGATDRGIVRRVSELLSLIGDRPLIWHGHDYKSNLIGIWMRRTHRLRMMTTVHGWVLKTWKTPLYYAIDRWCLRRCDRVICVSTDLLESCKRMGVKSESLLLVDNAIDLSQTRRSQSIAQAKRELGWRESQLLVGAVGRLSPEKGFDLLIDAVAQQIRAGIDVGLIIVGEGPARGDLEQQIADLDLRDRIQLAGFVPSPAMHYQAMDLYALSSLREGLPNVLLEAMAYEVPVVSTRVAGVPRLIDGQTDGRLVACGDLVALSAAIGDLLRQPELRMQLGQAARATVEQRFCFAKRMQTMATIYNRLLQPPSIKTSY, encoded by the coding sequence GTGACCAGCGATACCCTGTCGACCGAATTGAAACCACCAGCGGGGGTGTCGCTGAATTCGCAGGCGGCTGCGTTGATCGCAACGCCCGGTTCGCGGCCGTTGGTTTTGCATACCCGCGTCGTTAGTGGTACTGGGGGAGGTCCGGAGAAGACGATCCTCAATTCGCCTCGCTTTCTCGACGACCTTGGGTACGACAGCCTCTGTATCTACTTTCGCGATCCTGCCGATGATGGGTTTGAATCGATCGAAGCGCGGGCCAAAGACGCATACGCGCCGCTAGTGGCGATCGACGATTTCGGAGCGACCGATCGCGGTATCGTGCGACGTGTAAGCGAGTTGCTCTCCTTGATCGGCGATAGGCCGTTGATTTGGCACGGGCATGACTACAAAAGCAACCTCATCGGGATTTGGATGCGCCGAACCCATCGGTTGCGGATGATGACGACAGTCCACGGTTGGGTGCTGAAGACTTGGAAGACACCCCTCTATTACGCCATCGATCGCTGGTGTCTGCGACGCTGCGATCGGGTGATCTGCGTTTCCACCGATCTGTTGGAATCGTGCAAGCGGATGGGAGTGAAGTCCGAATCCTTGCTGCTGGTCGACAATGCAATCGATCTGAGCCAAACGCGGCGATCTCAATCGATAGCCCAGGCCAAGCGGGAGCTTGGGTGGCGCGAGTCTCAATTGTTGGTTGGCGCGGTGGGGCGATTGTCCCCCGAAAAAGGTTTTGATCTGTTGATCGATGCGGTTGCCCAGCAGATCCGAGCTGGAATCGATGTCGGATTGATCATCGTTGGCGAGGGGCCGGCGCGGGGCGATCTGGAACAACAGATCGCCGACCTGGATCTGAGAGATAGGATTCAATTGGCTGGATTTGTTCCCTCACCCGCCATGCATTATCAAGCGATGGATCTGTACGCGCTCAGCAGTTTACGGGAGGGGTTGCCCAACGTTTTATTAGAAGCGATGGCTTATGAAGTGCCGGTCGTTTCCACCCGTGTCGCGGGCGTTCCCCGATTGATCGACGGGCAAACCGATGGTCGCTTGGTCGCATGTGGTGATCTGGTCGCGTTATCGGCGGCGATCGGCGACTTGCTTCGGCAGCCCGAGCTGCGGATGCAACTGGGCCAAGCGGCCCGCGCGACGGTGGAGCAACGTTTTTGTTTTGCCAAACGGATGCAAACGATGGCGACAATCTATAATCGCCTGCTGCAACCGCCTTCCATTAAAACTTCCTATTGA
- a CDS encoding glycosyltransferase — MKRGGNQRLMPELLLSEIFPPRPGGSGRWLYEVYTRLDHPAVALTNGGELPGTTREIVGNLTIIRQPFGLSETGFFSARGMSQYLRLLRRVRAIDRESPVDLARAARVVPEGWVLWLWKRFFGGPSYHVFAHGEEINLDGIENGGVMSSRQHRWMANLCFASAELVIANSENTARLLTDQWGVPRRRVTVAYPGVDALTFTPSSPGASVPARPYLASWSNRFVLLTVGRLQRRKGHDNVIRSLPVLRNQIPDLLYVIAGSGEEETYLRRLADELNVTSLVEFRTNVSDEELTSFYQYCDLFVLANRQVGSDVEGFGMVLLEAAACGKPTIAGRSGGTSEAIADGETGFLVDGNDPAAVADTILKLHNDPALRAELGKAGRIRVERFFAWPIVAKSIPLPDSRKLINSMADSKT; from the coding sequence ATGAAAAGGGGAGGCAACCAGCGGCTCATGCCTGAGCTATTACTCAGCGAAATCTTTCCACCGCGACCGGGAGGAAGCGGTCGGTGGCTATACGAAGTTTACACTCGCTTGGACCATCCGGCAGTGGCATTGACCAACGGAGGCGAATTACCAGGAACGACCCGGGAAATCGTGGGCAATCTCACAATTATCCGACAACCCTTTGGTCTTTCTGAAACAGGCTTCTTTTCTGCTCGTGGAATGTCGCAGTATCTCCGTTTACTTCGTCGCGTCCGAGCCATTGACCGTGAATCTCCCGTTGATTTAGCACGCGCCGCGAGGGTCGTCCCCGAGGGTTGGGTTCTATGGCTTTGGAAGCGATTCTTCGGAGGACCTTCTTATCACGTGTTCGCCCATGGCGAAGAAATCAATCTTGACGGAATTGAAAATGGTGGCGTCATGAGTAGTCGCCAACACCGATGGATGGCGAATTTATGCTTCGCTTCCGCGGAGCTAGTGATTGCGAATAGTGAAAACACAGCGAGGCTGTTGACCGACCAGTGGGGAGTGCCTCGCCGTCGAGTGACCGTGGCATATCCTGGTGTGGACGCATTGACCTTCACTCCTTCAAGCCCGGGTGCCTCTGTGCCTGCCCGTCCGTATTTAGCGAGCTGGTCCAACCGTTTTGTGTTATTAACCGTTGGACGACTGCAGCGACGAAAGGGGCATGATAACGTGATTCGAAGTTTGCCAGTCCTTCGGAATCAAATTCCTGATTTGCTGTACGTTATCGCCGGTTCGGGCGAAGAGGAAACTTATCTGCGACGGCTGGCTGATGAACTAAACGTGACTTCCCTCGTGGAGTTTCGAACAAATGTATCCGACGAGGAATTGACTTCCTTCTATCAGTACTGTGATCTATTTGTATTGGCGAATCGGCAAGTGGGGTCGGATGTGGAGGGGTTCGGAATGGTTCTCTTGGAAGCAGCCGCCTGTGGAAAACCGACGATTGCCGGTCGTTCCGGAGGTACATCAGAAGCAATTGCTGACGGTGAGACTGGATTTCTAGTAGACGGGAACGATCCTGCCGCGGTGGCGGATACTATCTTGAAACTCCATAACGATCCAGCGCTGCGAGCTGAACTCGGCAAAGCCGGCCGAATACGTGTCGAGCGATTCTTCGCCTGGCCAATCGTAGCAAAGTCAATTCCGCTGCCCGATTCGCGTAAATTGATAAACAGTATGGCTGATTCAAAGACGTGA
- a CDS encoding nucleotidyltransferase family protein, which yields MISTVNGQVWHQWPKRLTVGAIEWIFSHCIFRGADDALAVHAAAAVRPGGNGGAIVFPGLSGAGKSTLASTLMMSGWGLLSDEISLFDLDDFHLTGLGRPTILKGHSLEMMSQRYGERAIFGPSGRILDPPVRVAHLLPTEETRELSGQRFAPVAIVFPRRVADAKPELNPIERGTLFSRLSQYGLNFRSLGKRGFETTVELAKRVPAFELVYEDAADAEKFLRHDPLIDALPCVTGGERSTVAAKSADVGESAIVLEPADNDAASHQITESEALPTQNKSYLARSTDDVAPGLRMLVDALHDPDSVVGLTLKQWDQLVLIASHTELLPRIARQLSGDGLASLPDVVRRVLIRENQCEDLVRKSIEFELLHLQQLLPAVCNRIVLLKGAAYIAADLPWARGRITNDLDLLVPENSLASVEKVLADAGYSASYELSEADVRYYRRWLHETPPVSHPYRRIELDVHFRLLPMADPNSFCAHAFIERATPISDSPFHILDPVDRTIHAIINLAHTGEFRRAYRDLWDIYCLIEGRPEDSLGGSVSSFDWDQFARRTTELGIGRAVATVLLLVADLVGRGQPQEFCQLLLQESPERLRHRRLYRDMRRATIPDGPTLRSRSRRFAMWKMEHYPLPRIRTWLDPLTWTKRIQFAKDV from the coding sequence GTGATTTCGACGGTCAATGGTCAGGTTTGGCATCAGTGGCCCAAACGGCTGACCGTTGGGGCGATCGAGTGGATCTTCAGCCACTGCATTTTTCGCGGTGCGGATGATGCGTTGGCAGTTCACGCAGCCGCAGCAGTGCGGCCGGGGGGAAACGGCGGGGCAATCGTTTTCCCAGGACTGTCGGGGGCGGGTAAAAGTACGCTGGCGTCGACGTTGATGATGTCGGGCTGGGGGCTGTTGAGTGACGAGATCTCGCTGTTTGATCTCGACGATTTTCATCTAACTGGACTCGGGCGCCCGACGATCTTAAAAGGGCATTCGCTGGAGATGATGTCCCAGCGTTATGGCGAACGGGCCATCTTTGGTCCCTCGGGACGGATTCTCGATCCACCGGTGCGGGTCGCCCATCTGTTGCCAACCGAGGAAACGCGGGAGTTGTCCGGTCAACGTTTTGCTCCCGTCGCGATCGTGTTCCCACGCCGTGTTGCGGATGCGAAGCCGGAATTGAATCCGATCGAGCGAGGGACATTGTTTTCGCGACTTTCGCAGTACGGGCTCAACTTTCGCTCGCTCGGTAAACGAGGTTTCGAAACAACCGTCGAGCTAGCGAAACGTGTGCCCGCGTTTGAACTCGTCTACGAAGACGCCGCGGACGCTGAAAAATTCTTGCGACACGATCCGTTGATCGATGCGTTGCCATGCGTGACGGGAGGCGAGCGTTCAACAGTCGCTGCAAAATCGGCGGATGTTGGCGAATCAGCGATCGTGCTGGAGCCAGCGGACAATGACGCTGCTTCGCACCAAATCACTGAATCGGAAGCGTTGCCGACACAAAACAAAAGTTATCTGGCAAGGTCTACCGACGACGTCGCTCCGGGCCTGCGAATGTTGGTCGACGCCCTGCACGATCCGGATTCGGTTGTCGGATTGACGTTGAAGCAGTGGGACCAATTGGTGTTGATCGCAAGTCACACCGAGTTGTTGCCGCGGATCGCACGGCAGTTGTCCGGCGACGGGCTCGCATCGTTGCCCGATGTCGTTCGACGGGTTTTGATTCGAGAAAATCAATGCGAGGATTTAGTTCGCAAATCGATCGAATTTGAATTGCTGCATCTGCAGCAGTTGCTGCCTGCGGTTTGCAACCGAATCGTCTTATTAAAAGGTGCCGCCTACATCGCTGCCGACCTTCCATGGGCTAGAGGGCGGATCACTAACGATCTCGATCTACTGGTTCCGGAGAATTCGCTTGCGTCGGTCGAAAAGGTGTTAGCCGACGCAGGATACTCAGCCAGTTATGAGTTGTCGGAGGCGGATGTTCGATACTATCGGCGTTGGTTGCACGAAACGCCTCCGGTCAGTCATCCTTATCGACGAATCGAACTGGACGTTCACTTCCGGTTACTGCCAATGGCGGATCCGAACAGCTTCTGCGCCCACGCTTTCATTGAACGAGCGACGCCGATTTCCGATAGTCCATTCCACATCCTTGATCCTGTCGATCGAACCATCCATGCAATCATAAATCTTGCCCATACCGGTGAATTTCGTCGCGCCTATCGAGATCTGTGGGATATCTATTGCTTGATCGAAGGCCGGCCTGAAGATTCGCTCGGGGGCTCTGTGTCTTCATTCGATTGGGATCAGTTTGCGCGACGAACCACTGAGCTTGGCATCGGTCGGGCTGTGGCAACGGTGCTGCTATTGGTGGCCGATCTTGTTGGGCGTGGCCAGCCGCAGGAATTTTGTCAGCTGTTGCTGCAGGAAAGTCCAGAAAGGTTGCGGCACCGGCGATTGTACAGGGACATGCGGCGAGCCACCATTCCCGACGGCCCCACGTTGCGTTCCAGAAGCCGCCGCTTCGCGATGTGGAAGATGGAGCATTATCCGTTGCCGCGGATTCGAACCTGGTTGGATCCGCTGACTTGGACTAAACGCATCCAATTTGCCAAGGATGTTTGA
- a CDS encoding O-antigen ligase family protein gives MLGPFFVYPLFLSLLIAGVMRPWVGLIGFYGWVILEPQWNWRWSIPADFQFQKYIAAATLAGWVLTGCKVPPLATSSKLAIACLAGFLLLGFVSATQSIDPKLSEFYMSNMWKIVLMAILAVVLIDSPKKVWIAIAVCCFAQGYSALRINEQYFQDGFSLYAYRPWGTKGDNNLYSNLTLPLIACSIAICIFTDKRWVRYLTGSIAILQIHQIMLLQSRGAMLAALGMAAVIAWVMPKNTFTIRSTVIAIIATLALAGPSVVEEFSSSFQAKGERDSSAESRFYLWKAGFQITLDYPLLGVGPYAGQRLVPEYYEGGLSASTKGLHNLFFDISTGFGLPAAFLYFAFLAMPWFQMVSLRRRFGGLQNAPPWLGASMLAVIAGLPGYIAGSMFSTGALSESPYVLASIGLATASIFAHDNWEEPTDSMSTGEDWDEKGRQPAAHA, from the coding sequence TTGTTAGGCCCCTTTTTTGTTTACCCTCTATTCCTGTCGCTGCTTATAGCGGGGGTGATGCGTCCGTGGGTTGGCCTGATCGGTTTCTATGGATGGGTGATTCTGGAGCCGCAATGGAATTGGCGGTGGAGCATTCCCGCCGACTTCCAATTCCAAAAGTACATTGCGGCGGCAACACTGGCAGGTTGGGTTCTCACTGGCTGCAAGGTTCCGCCGTTGGCAACATCGTCGAAATTGGCAATCGCATGCCTGGCGGGCTTTTTGTTGCTTGGCTTCGTCAGCGCCACACAGTCAATCGATCCGAAGCTTAGCGAATTCTACATGTCCAATATGTGGAAGATCGTATTGATGGCTATCTTGGCAGTTGTCTTAATCGATTCGCCGAAGAAGGTCTGGATCGCAATCGCCGTCTGTTGTTTTGCGCAAGGCTACTCGGCGCTGCGAATCAACGAACAGTACTTTCAGGATGGCTTCAGCTTGTACGCGTACCGACCGTGGGGAACGAAGGGTGATAACAATCTCTACTCCAATCTGACGCTTCCGCTGATTGCATGCTCGATCGCTATCTGCATATTCACGGACAAACGCTGGGTGCGGTACCTAACCGGAAGCATCGCGATTCTGCAGATTCACCAAATCATGCTTTTACAGTCACGCGGGGCGATGTTGGCCGCGTTGGGGATGGCCGCTGTGATTGCATGGGTGATGCCTAAGAATACGTTTACGATCCGTAGCACAGTAATCGCTATCATTGCCACTCTTGCACTTGCTGGCCCGTCCGTCGTGGAGGAATTCTCGTCAAGCTTTCAGGCAAAAGGTGAGCGTGATTCCTCGGCGGAGAGCCGTTTTTATCTTTGGAAAGCCGGCTTTCAGATTACCCTCGACTATCCGTTGTTGGGGGTTGGCCCCTACGCTGGGCAGCGCTTAGTTCCGGAATACTACGAAGGAGGGTTAAGTGCAAGCACTAAGGGGCTTCACAACCTCTTCTTCGACATTTCAACCGGGTTTGGACTGCCAGCGGCGTTTCTTTATTTTGCTTTTCTTGCCATGCCGTGGTTTCAGATGGTGAGTTTGAGACGTCGATTCGGAGGCCTTCAAAACGCTCCGCCATGGCTGGGGGCAAGCATGCTGGCCGTTATCGCCGGTTTACCCGGCTACATTGCAGGGTCCATGTTCTCGACCGGCGCACTTTCGGAATCCCCGTACGTACTAGCGTCGATCGGATTGGCGACAGCATCGATCTTCGCCCACGACAATTGGGAGGAACCGACTGACAGTATGTCAACCGGCGAAGATTGGGATGAAAAGGGGAGGCAACCAGCGGCTCATGCCTGA
- a CDS encoding sulfotransferase translates to MPNIRSPLNSNETSSEEQRLPTVILVHPACSGGSVIFRVLLETFNLMGLNEIGPSQTPSRKVFLPYDPEMQMLQSGAIDRNDFEKLLVERTVNCLQFAATHGRSVLLREHTQSVFFSENTERLPESCSWFLDRLPLSHMSNYKTIATVRDPIDVWLGLSRSFPWAARYSFSEFCCKYLTFVKRVVLGAERNPHEVLIVRYEDFVADVAGEIEKVAQFIGVQNATPRCSLVGDTIGSGNSGRMSSDLATRPRRAYGMGIVREAERSSEYRELLEILQYDHISSRRSALNDSKLFANTLWRNTFRIMARCLVPFVKLHDVANRHG, encoded by the coding sequence ATGCCGAACATCAGAAGCCCGTTGAACTCGAACGAAACCTCTTCGGAAGAGCAGCGCCTCCCAACAGTCATCCTTGTCCATCCTGCATGTAGTGGCGGGTCAGTCATCTTCCGCGTATTGCTAGAAACGTTCAACTTGATGGGGCTAAATGAGATCGGTCCGTCGCAAACACCGTCACGAAAGGTGTTTTTGCCATACGATCCTGAAATGCAGATGCTGCAATCAGGAGCCATTGATCGGAACGATTTCGAAAAACTTCTCGTAGAACGCACCGTGAACTGCTTGCAATTCGCGGCGACCCATGGACGAAGCGTATTGCTAAGGGAGCATACCCAAAGCGTCTTTTTTAGTGAGAATACGGAGCGTCTTCCAGAATCTTGCAGTTGGTTTCTAGATCGCCTCCCGCTTTCACACATGTCAAATTACAAGACGATTGCCACCGTGAGAGATCCCATTGATGTTTGGCTAGGTCTCAGTCGGTCGTTTCCTTGGGCCGCACGGTACAGCTTCAGCGAATTTTGCTGCAAATATCTTACTTTCGTCAAACGTGTTGTGTTAGGAGCTGAACGCAACCCTCACGAAGTGTTGATTGTTCGATACGAAGACTTTGTTGCCGATGTGGCAGGTGAAATTGAGAAAGTGGCACAATTCATTGGTGTGCAAAATGCGACACCTCGTTGTTCCCTGGTAGGAGACACGATTGGTTCCGGGAATTCGGGAAGAATGTCGAGTGATTTGGCGACGCGACCTAGGCGTGCTTATGGAATGGGCATTGTACGCGAAGCAGAACGCTCTTCAGAATACCGGGAACTCTTGGAAATCCTCCAGTACGACCACATTTCGTCGCGACGCTCAGCTTTGAACGACTCAAAATTATTCGCTAACACTCTCTGGAGGAATACATTTCGAATAATGGCGAGATGTTTAGTGCCATTTGTTAAATTGCACGATGTCGCGAATCGCCACGGATGA
- a CDS encoding glycosyltransferase family 10 domain-containing protein produces MTVIRVYRLRWSSKDWPFAKEEFLAGTHNVKFKLVETAALADLVVTEKWGRKDFLKNALNLRRKPTLLWTDEPRYDTCIPSGVAQSHAVPERMNCFTGDVFHDIYRFLLYGETLPFVTPAEMESRDDVAPVLALMTYREGSQWSLRRNGVEHDLSCLRSRWAVWGHRNGVVDVCGRHWPSDSRVIEDSRQETGENQFAGWWERKQQLLKAYRFNFALENTIAPNYVTEKLWDSIRARSLPIYWGQAAVDSVFPEDSYIDCRAFSGPERLFAYINRMSSAEIAERVNRCIEVYNDAVQSSANESSSRKTERLLIERCLSLIGATVDGSADV; encoded by the coding sequence ATGACCGTGATCCGTGTTTACCGTCTGAGATGGTCCTCAAAAGATTGGCCTTTTGCGAAGGAAGAGTTTCTTGCTGGCACGCACAATGTGAAGTTTAAATTGGTCGAAACAGCAGCGTTAGCCGACCTCGTCGTTACTGAGAAGTGGGGTAGGAAAGATTTTCTGAAAAACGCGTTGAATTTGCGACGAAAGCCTACGCTTCTTTGGACTGACGAACCGAGGTACGACACATGCATTCCTTCTGGTGTGGCGCAGAGTCATGCGGTTCCAGAACGTATGAACTGCTTCACAGGTGATGTTTTTCACGACATCTACCGCTTCTTACTCTACGGAGAAACGCTCCCTTTCGTCACGCCGGCAGAAATGGAATCCCGCGACGACGTCGCGCCGGTACTCGCTTTGATGACATACCGTGAGGGTTCGCAATGGAGTTTGAGACGCAACGGCGTTGAGCATGATCTTTCTTGTCTGCGAAGTCGCTGGGCGGTTTGGGGACACAGAAATGGGGTAGTCGATGTGTGTGGGCGGCATTGGCCTTCCGATTCTCGCGTTATTGAAGACAGTCGACAGGAGACTGGAGAGAACCAGTTTGCAGGGTGGTGGGAAAGGAAGCAACAGCTTCTAAAGGCCTATCGGTTCAACTTCGCGCTGGAGAATACGATCGCACCAAATTACGTCACGGAGAAGCTGTGGGATTCTATTCGAGCGAGATCACTTCCGATTTATTGGGGGCAAGCCGCTGTTGATTCCGTGTTTCCCGAAGACAGTTACATCGATTGCCGTGCGTTCTCAGGCCCCGAGCGGCTGTTTGCGTACATCAACAGGATGTCGTCTGCGGAGATAGCGGAACGGGTTAACCGCTGCATTGAAGTTTATAACGATGCAGTTCAGTCCTCCGCAAATGAAAGCTCTTCGCGAAAAACAGAACGCCTGCTGATAGAGCGGTGTCTCAGCCTGATCGGCGCAACCGTCGATGGTTCGGCTGATGTATAA
- a CDS encoding glycosyltransferase: protein MSHRWDRALNARLLTRQLHDVSDGAVAVTTIPIVADLVGRLPVRRWVYYCVDDFSVWPGLSAAAMRTMERSLLERVDCVVAASENLAAAIRPLHPDVSVLTHGVDCDFWAQPTEEAPAEIASLPRPLALFWGVVDRRMNADWVLALADRLAAGTIVLAGPHQDPDPRLLSHPRIAAIGPVPFVQLPALARQASVLIMPYADLPVTRAMQPLKLKEYLATGVPVVAADLPAVQPWSDCLQMVVNEQDFVAATLQALQQSRAGSTERNQRLAARLADESWQAKAAQFRTRILPNE, encoded by the coding sequence ATGTCGCACCGTTGGGACCGAGCCCTGAACGCTCGGCTGCTGACGCGGCAGTTGCACGACGTCTCCGATGGGGCGGTGGCGGTGACGACGATTCCGATCGTTGCCGATCTTGTCGGGCGCCTGCCGGTTCGCCGCTGGGTCTACTACTGCGTCGATGATTTTTCCGTCTGGCCCGGACTCTCCGCCGCTGCGATGCGGACGATGGAACGCTCGCTGTTAGAAAGAGTCGATTGTGTTGTCGCCGCTTCGGAAAATCTCGCCGCTGCGATTCGCCCCCTGCACCCCGATGTCTCGGTCTTGACCCACGGCGTCGATTGCGATTTCTGGGCGCAACCGACTGAGGAGGCGCCGGCAGAAATCGCCTCCCTCCCCCGGCCGCTGGCACTGTTTTGGGGCGTGGTCGACCGGCGGATGAATGCCGATTGGGTCCTCGCCTTAGCCGATCGGCTCGCCGCGGGAACGATCGTGCTGGCGGGGCCTCACCAGGATCCCGATCCGCGACTGTTGTCGCATCCGCGGATCGCAGCGATCGGTCCAGTCCCGTTTGTTCAATTGCCAGCGTTGGCCCGGCAGGCATCGGTGCTGATCATGCCTTATGCCGACCTGCCCGTCACGCGCGCGATGCAACCTTTGAAATTGAAGGAATATCTGGCGACAGGTGTTCCCGTCGTCGCGGCCGATCTCCCGGCGGTTCAACCTTGGAGTGATTGTTTGCAGATGGTCGTCAACGAACAAGACTTTGTCGCCGCGACGCTGCAAGCGCTGCAGCAAAGCAGGGCCGGATCGACGGAAAGAAATCAGCGGCTTGCGGCGCGGCTCGCCGATGAGAGTTGGCAAGCCAAGGCGGCGCAATTTCGCACTCGGATCCTACCCAACGAATGA